In a single window of the Eshraghiella crossota genome:
- a CDS encoding SMI1/KNR4 family protein: protein MMFEDLDKFIAENQEEVLVTGGWTDDKISELEKQLSIAFREEVKIFIRKYGVLIGYGVEIVACGRNGHSRLVEDTLRFRKNGLEKKYIVIEGDGELAYCLNNETGEIVNWGLDNLEVYPEAESLESFVLAQFKEGKMNW from the coding sequence ATGATGTTTGAAGATTTGGATAAGTTTATAGCAGAAAATCAGGAAGAAGTTCTTGTTACTGGTGGATGGACAGACGATAAAATATCTGAATTGGAAAAGCAACTGAGTATTGCATTTAGGGAAGAAGTGAAAATATTTATACGGAAATATGGCGTTCTGATTGGATATGGTGTGGAGATTGTGGCGTGTGGTCGCAATGGACATTCTCGATTGGTTGAAGACACGCTCCGCTTTAGAAAAAATGGTCTGGAAAAGAAATATATTGTTATTGAAGGAGATGGCGAGCTGGCGTATTGTTTGAATAATGAAACTGGGGAGATTGTCAACTGGGGATTAGATAACTTGGAAGTGTATCCTGAAGCGGAAAGTCTAGAATCTTTTGTATTAGCACAATTTAAAGAAGGAAAGATGAACTGGTGA